One segment of Candidatus Babeliales bacterium DNA contains the following:
- the gatA gene encoding Asp-tRNA(Asn)/Glu-tRNA(Gln) amidotransferase subunit GatA: MNSLAFATISELREKLDKKEISPEELLDYYLKRFAKYDNKIGSALQVFDKESILKEAGNGFLSAIPGIIKDNISQKNRKLTCASKILENFVATYDATAVARLKKAGAFLIGRANLDEFAMGSSTETSAFQKTKNPWDLERVPGGSSGGSIAAVAAGFVPWALGSETGGSVRQPAAFCGIVGLKPTYGLVSRNGLVAYGSSLDQIGIATRTVKDNALVLSAIAGHDVKDSSSVFVDKKDYTQLLDGKIKEGLKIGVIENALHAEGVDPEVFEAIETAIKQLENQGAIIKRIQMPILDYAAAVYFVLSRAEAASNLARFDGVRYGMRDKKAKTLADMYANTRHDGFGQEVKARIMTGNYVLSVGHASDFYVNAKKVQRMMHYNFIETFKEVDMLVAPTTPAPAFKFGAFAENKLQMDLQDYFTCAVNIAGIPAISIPCGFTKDKLPIGFQIIGPRLSEARLYQLAYAYEQATPWHKMHPEDFRD; the protein is encoded by the coding sequence ATGAACTCGTTGGCATTTGCAACTATCAGTGAACTACGAGAAAAACTTGATAAAAAAGAAATTTCTCCTGAAGAACTATTAGATTATTATTTAAAACGCTTTGCAAAGTATGATAATAAAATTGGTTCAGCGCTTCAAGTATTCGATAAAGAATCGATTTTAAAAGAAGCGGGTAATGGTTTTTTATCGGCTATTCCTGGTATTATCAAAGATAATATTTCCCAAAAAAATAGAAAATTAACTTGTGCATCAAAAATACTTGAAAATTTTGTAGCAACATATGATGCTACTGCAGTTGCCCGTTTAAAAAAAGCAGGCGCATTTTTAATAGGCCGCGCAAACTTAGATGAATTTGCAATGGGCAGTTCAACAGAAACTTCAGCGTTTCAAAAAACAAAAAATCCTTGGGATTTAGAACGTGTACCGGGCGGTTCAAGCGGCGGTTCAATTGCTGCAGTTGCAGCCGGATTTGTACCATGGGCTTTAGGGTCTGAAACTGGTGGATCAGTTCGCCAACCCGCCGCTTTTTGTGGTATTGTTGGTTTAAAGCCAACTTATGGATTAGTTTCAAGAAATGGGTTAGTTGCCTACGGTTCTTCATTAGACCAAATTGGTATCGCTACTCGTACGGTAAAAGATAATGCATTAGTGTTATCGGCTATTGCAGGGCATGACGTTAAAGATTCTTCAAGTGTATTTGTTGATAAAAAAGATTATACGCAATTGCTGGATGGCAAAATAAAAGAAGGTCTAAAAATAGGCGTCATTGAAAATGCGCTACATGCTGAGGGTGTTGATCCTGAAGTGTTTGAAGCGATAGAAACAGCTATTAAGCAGTTAGAAAATCAAGGTGCTATTATTAAACGCATTCAAATGCCTATTTTAGATTATGCGGCAGCAGTTTATTTTGTTTTAAGCCGTGCAGAAGCAGCATCAAACTTAGCACGCTTTGACGGTGTACGTTATGGCATGCGTGATAAAAAAGCAAAAACATTAGCGGATATGTATGCAAATACACGGCATGATGGTTTTGGGCAAGAAGTTAAAGCACGTATCATGACCGGTAATTATGTATTATCAGTTGGGCATGCTTCAGACTTTTATGTTAATGCCAAAAAAGTGCAGCGAATGATGCATTATAATTTTATAGAAACGTTTAAGGAAGTTGATATGCTCGTTGCACCCACAACGCCGGCACCAGCTTTTAAATTCGGTGCTTTTGCAGAAAATAAACTACAAATGGATTTACAAGATTATTTTACTTGTGCGGTAAACATTGCGGGTATTCCTGCAATTTCCATTCCGTGTGGATTTACGAAAGATAAATTACCAATTGGTTTTCAAATAATTGGCCCACGTCTTTCTGAAGCGCGTTTGTATCAATTGGCATATGCATATGAGCAAGCAACGCCGTGGCACAAAATGCATCCGGAAGATTTTAGAGATTAA
- the gatC gene encoding Asp-tRNA(Asn)/Glu-tRNA(Gln) amidotransferase subunit GatC, whose product MTKISKEELLKIAQISQLRLDEHEIAPLAKQIQDLLTYAERVREVVAGDIEQPSNQNVNVLREDVVAKTNPEPILERAPEREQDYFVVPKIIENK is encoded by the coding sequence ATGACAAAAATTTCTAAAGAAGAATTACTCAAAATAGCACAAATATCACAATTGCGGCTTGATGAACATGAAATAGCACCATTAGCTAAACAAATTCAAGATTTATTAACTTATGCTGAGCGTGTACGCGAAGTAGTCGCTGGTGATATCGAGCAACCATCAAATCAAAATGTAAATGTATTACGAGAAGATGTAGTGGCAAAAACTAATCCCGAACCTATATTAGAACGTGCTCCTGAACGCGAGCAAGATTATTTTGTTGTTCCAAAAATTATTGAAAATAAATAA
- a CDS encoding MATE family efflux transporter produces MNNLTQNEALNKSHNAMRKKSLVESYAEGIFDVSNGESYGKILSYFFPEFITALVLYALIPLIDTRWIAGLKSTSLYATVGVTNTLIHFIIKAAEGFSIGTVILVGQYNGKKEYKQVGHSLASSFWITCIVGGSIALMLYYSAYWIYLLYGVPPKMIAFGVPFLRLKAIALFCMFVFFACIGFLRGIKKPRIPMQIFLIGGLIFLVLDYGLIFGHFGLPALGLMGSAWASVFQYAIMLILAIGYVLFDAENRKYGIYLFTHLAHWDHIVSIFKLSWPVVLDKAIFAAAYIWLGYLINPMGKYAIASYSVIKDLERLAIQPAGAFAQVITFLVSNAYSIGNWQGIKSNIKKTILMASLFVFSILVVFSLNPKFFIQIFDQKGKFTDFSTKIFPIISVLVFFDLLQLILSGALRGAANVKIVMYTRLFIFLAYFVPVSYFLAHLTIENQMLKFLFIYGSFYIGNGLMSLVYIYRFRGERWKQKAI; encoded by the coding sequence GTGAATAATTTAACCCAAAATGAAGCGCTTAATAAGTCGCACAATGCTATGCGCAAAAAATCATTAGTTGAAAGTTATGCGGAAGGTATTTTTGATGTGAGTAATGGCGAATCATATGGAAAAATTCTTTCTTATTTTTTCCCTGAGTTTATTACCGCGCTTGTTTTGTATGCGCTTATTCCGCTGATTGATACTCGATGGATTGCAGGATTAAAATCGACCTCTTTATATGCTACTGTGGGGGTTACCAATACACTTATACATTTTATTATTAAAGCAGCCGAAGGCTTTTCTATTGGCACGGTTATTTTGGTTGGCCAATATAATGGCAAAAAAGAATATAAGCAAGTAGGGCATTCATTAGCAAGTTCTTTTTGGATAACTTGTATCGTTGGGGGTTCTATAGCGCTGATGCTTTATTATAGTGCTTACTGGATTTACTTGTTATATGGTGTGCCACCAAAAATGATTGCATTTGGGGTACCGTTTTTACGTTTAAAAGCCATTGCGCTCTTTTGTATGTTTGTATTTTTTGCCTGTATTGGTTTTTTGCGTGGCATAAAAAAGCCAAGAATTCCCATGCAAATTTTTTTAATTGGAGGTCTTATTTTTCTGGTTTTAGATTACGGGCTTATTTTTGGGCATTTTGGATTACCAGCTTTGGGATTAATGGGTTCGGCATGGGCGTCGGTATTTCAATACGCAATAATGCTTATTTTAGCAATTGGATATGTATTGTTTGATGCGGAAAATAGAAAATATGGCATTTATTTATTTACGCATTTGGCACATTGGGATCATATTGTTTCAATTTTTAAACTAAGTTGGCCGGTAGTGCTTGATAAAGCAATTTTTGCGGCTGCTTATATTTGGTTGGGTTATTTAATCAATCCAATGGGCAAATATGCAATCGCGAGCTATAGTGTTATCAAAGATTTAGAACGATTAGCTATTCAGCCGGCCGGTGCTTTTGCGCAAGTAATTACGTTTTTAGTTAGTAATGCTTATAGTATTGGTAATTGGCAGGGAATAAAATCAAACATTAAAAAAACCATTCTGATGGCTTCTCTATTTGTATTTTCAATATTGGTTGTGTTTTCTTTAAATCCAAAGTTTTTTATTCAAATATTTGATCAAAAAGGCAAATTTACTGATTTTTCAACAAAAATTTTTCCGATTATCAGTGTACTTGTGTTTTTTGATTTGCTACAATTGATTTTATCGGGAGCTTTACGGGGTGCTGCAAACGTTAAAATTGTTATGTATACACGTTTATTCATATTTTTAGCGTATTTTGTTCCGGTATCATATTTTCTTGCGCACTTGACGATTGAAAATCAAATGCTCAAATTTTTATTTATTTATGGATCTTTTTATATCGGTAATGGATTAATGAGTCTTGTATATATCTATCGATTTCGTGGTGAACGATGGAAGCAAAAAGCAATTTAG
- the rsmG gene encoding 16S rRNA (guanine(527)-N(7))-methyltransferase RsmG, translating into MYKLNPQEERLFEQFIIDEKIDADKAQKFKQYLLELFSWNERIDLTAITTVKNALLYHFQDSLQIKDYVDFQQISMIADIGTGAGFPGLPLKIFYPSLALILIEVSYKRIQFLESVIETLGLENIEIVRLDWRTFLRKTEYPIDIFCARASLAPSELLRMFKPGCIYKKAQLIYWASTDWQPADKELPFIKKEKHYKVGNRKRKFVFFSAQ; encoded by the coding sequence ATGTATAAATTAAACCCACAAGAAGAACGTTTGTTTGAACAATTTATTATAGATGAAAAAATTGATGCTGATAAAGCACAAAAATTTAAACAATATCTTTTGGAATTATTTTCATGGAATGAGCGTATTGATTTAACTGCTATTACTACAGTAAAAAATGCGCTGTTATATCATTTTCAGGATTCGTTACAGATTAAAGATTATGTTGATTTTCAGCAGATATCAATGATTGCTGATATAGGAACCGGCGCTGGATTTCCCGGATTACCATTGAAAATTTTTTATCCTTCTTTGGCGCTTATATTAATTGAAGTGAGTTATAAAAGAATACAATTTTTAGAGTCAGTAATAGAAACTTTAGGTCTTGAAAATATTGAAATCGTTCGTTTAGATTGGCGTACTTTTTTAAGAAAAACAGAATATCCAATTGATATTTTTTGTGCACGCGCTTCTTTAGCACCGAGTGAATTACTTAGAATGTTTAAACCTGGTTGTATTTACAAAAAAGCTCAATTAATTTATTGGGCATCAACTGATTGGCAACCGGCGGATAAGGAATTGCCATTTATAAAAAAAGAGAAACATTATAAAGTTGGCAATAGAAAACGAAAATTTGTGTTTTTTAGTGCACAATAA
- a CDS encoding orotidine 5'-phosphate decarboxylase / HUMPS family protein, whose translation MKIQISFDLTDLDKALSIATKVAPYADSLEIGSILIYKYGLHAIEQFRKEFPDKVLLADAKIVDNGKNAVTILAEAGTNWVTVMAGTRKNIIHSVSTTAHDLGKQVMLDLLDSCSLGQSALEAKSMGVDALLLHRPHDEEDALKFMDTWDMVKGNSSLPIYVSGKITADNIDKMRLLKPDGIVISKAITEAENPEDEAKKFKQALS comes from the coding sequence ATGAAAATTCAAATTTCTTTTGATTTAACTGATTTAGATAAAGCACTTTCTATTGCTACAAAAGTCGCTCCTTATGCGGACTCTCTTGAAATAGGTTCAATTCTCATTTATAAATATGGTTTACATGCCATTGAACAATTTCGCAAAGAATTTCCTGATAAAGTGTTGCTTGCTGATGCAAAAATAGTTGATAACGGCAAAAATGCAGTAACAATATTAGCAGAAGCAGGAACTAATTGGGTAACTGTCATGGCAGGAACCCGAAAGAATATTATCCATTCAGTAAGCACTACAGCACATGATCTTGGCAAACAAGTAATGCTTGATCTTCTTGATTCTTGTTCTTTAGGACAATCTGCCCTAGAAGCAAAAAGTATGGGTGTTGATGCGCTCTTATTACATCGTCCTCATGATGAAGAAGATGCCCTTAAATTCATGGATACATGGGATATGGTAAAAGGCAACTCATCATTACCAATATATGTTTCGGGGAAAATTACCGCAGATAATATTGATAAAATGAGGCTTCTTAAACCTGATGGCATTGTTATTAGTAAAGCAATAACAGAAGCAGAAAATCCGGAAGACGAAGCTAAAAAATTCAAGCAAGCATTAAGCTAA
- a CDS encoding ankyrin repeat domain-containing protein: MKKALYLFLTIFLGNIVNAMEQSNSPSLMDLPSDILNIIALNLISKEEFNNPKNCTALDESIKELNNSKLICKRFNNIINMVINQKPNQLNDHFSNVNPKLSLKENYLWKKRKLEIKEILIKNFAHSEDQLIFMDNDSKSTKEIIDRILKIKNNYGKTPLHLASFYGYRAVVKLLLENGAPIDIQDTEGWTSLHSASYNGYPEVVKLLLANGAQVDSKNTQGWTPLDFAKRWNFQEIITLLEKAAEEEKMLKINTMMP, translated from the coding sequence ATGAAAAAAGCTCTTTATTTATTTTTAACTATTTTTTTAGGAAACATTGTCAATGCTATGGAGCAATCTAATTCTCCCAGTCTTATGGATTTACCTAGTGATATACTAAATATTATCGCTTTAAATTTAATATCTAAAGAAGAATTCAATAATCCAAAAAACTGTACCGCATTAGATGAATCGATAAAAGAATTAAACAACAGTAAATTAATTTGTAAAAGATTTAATAATATAATTAATATGGTAATTAATCAGAAGCCCAATCAATTAAATGATCATTTCTCAAATGTTAATCCAAAACTTTCTTTAAAAGAAAACTATTTATGGAAAAAAAGAAAGCTAGAAATAAAAGAAATACTTATCAAAAATTTTGCTCATTCAGAGGATCAATTAATATTTATGGATAATGATTCAAAATCGACTAAAGAAATTATAGATAGAATTCTAAAGATTAAAAACAACTATGGCAAGACTCCATTGCATTTGGCTTCATTCTATGGTTATCGTGCAGTGGTTAAACTATTACTTGAAAATGGTGCTCCAATAGATATTCAAGACACCGAGGGCTGGACTTCTTTACATTCGGCTTCATACAATGGTTATCCTGAAGTTGTTAAGCTATTGCTTGCAAATGGTGCTCAAGTAGATAGTAAAAACACCCAGGGCTGGACTCCTTTAGATTTTGCTAAACGTTGGAATTTTCAAGAAATTATTACATTGCTTGAAAAAGCAGCCGAAGAAGAAAAGATGCTCAAGATCAATACAATGATGCCATAA
- a CDS encoding copper oxidase: MKLLYFVFTLFLFTLQNNAQKSLSSDCANGTKNNCSWFHSWHEKNSLFPEKKESCNAIKYQFAEHQHVLRPKLPKVLHTNSNIIPWKIPDAPISPLPRLMGKQMGTVETLGIPPLGYELDGNVKVFHLVAQPIEKYITDGKKPEYYDLVPKENRVMHGHHEPIIQKIKCWGYNGTTPGPTIEAFEGDRIRIVLKNELPEPTSIHWHGIEVPNNQDGAAPETQRPILPGETFTYEFTLYQSGTLMYHSGFNIMKQDHYGLHGMVVIHPKKYDNPIDRDIAIFLQQFRLLPGNDFPDLISNKFNWFTFNGFSAPSIPTIKVKQYQRVRIRFANTIMDAHPIHIHGYVWEEVGTEGGPIPQSARKKGSTIQVPSGTTRDVEFVAWNPGLWRLHCHMLHHVVNAHTDLPMGIMPHGGMFTLIHVEPKDPNAPWQHPKEKEVYHEI; the protein is encoded by the coding sequence ATGAAGTTATTATATTTTGTTTTTACATTATTTTTATTCACATTACAAAACAATGCTCAAAAATCTTTATCTTCTGATTGCGCTAATGGAACAAAAAATAATTGTTCTTGGTTCCATTCCTGGCATGAGAAAAATTCATTATTTCCTGAAAAAAAAGAATCTTGTAATGCAATAAAATATCAATTTGCCGAGCATCAACATGTTTTAAGACCAAAATTACCAAAAGTACTGCACACTAATTCAAATATAATTCCATGGAAAATTCCTGATGCACCAATTTCTCCATTACCACGATTAATGGGTAAACAAATGGGCACGGTAGAAACGCTTGGTATTCCTCCACTTGGCTATGAATTGGATGGCAATGTGAAAGTGTTTCATCTAGTTGCACAGCCAATAGAAAAATATATCACTGATGGCAAAAAACCGGAATATTATGATTTAGTTCCAAAAGAAAATAGAGTAATGCATGGACACCATGAACCAATAATTCAGAAAATTAAATGTTGGGGTTATAATGGCACAACGCCTGGCCCAACTATCGAAGCATTTGAAGGTGATCGTATTCGTATTGTTTTAAAAAATGAATTACCAGAACCAACTTCAATTCACTGGCATGGTATTGAAGTACCCAATAATCAAGATGGTGCCGCGCCAGAAACACAACGGCCAATTTTACCTGGTGAAACTTTTACTTATGAATTTACGCTCTATCAATCCGGCACGCTTATGTATCATTCTGGCTTTAATATTATGAAACAAGATCATTATGGATTGCATGGCATGGTTGTTATTCATCCAAAAAAATATGACAATCCGATCGATCGTGATATTGCTATATTTTTACAACAATTTAGACTTTTACCTGGTAATGATTTTCCTGATTTAATTAGTAATAAATTTAATTGGTTTACCTTTAATGGTTTTTCTGCACCAAGCATTCCAACTATTAAAGTAAAACAATATCAACGCGTACGCATACGTTTTGCTAATACTATTATGGATGCTCATCCAATTCATATTCACGGTTATGTTTGGGAAGAAGTTGGTACTGAAGGCGGGCCCATTCCACAATCGGCACGTAAAAAAGGATCGACTATCCAGGTTCCTTCCGGAACCACCCGCGATGTAGAATTTGTGGCATGGAATCCAGGCTTATGGCGTTTGCATTGTCATATGCTGCATCATGTAGTTAATGCACATACTGATTTGCCAATGGGCATTATGCCACACGGCGGCATGTTTACATTAATACATGTTGAACCAAAAGATCCAAATGCGCCATGGCAACATCCAAAAGAAAAAGAAGTATATCATGAGATATAA
- a CDS encoding TolC family protein: MRYNSLFLITFLLLLNGCTPLRIQKEYKRLECKAEQHVNLDLSFCQEQKTPVADPYSLTKKQAIAFALEYNKNLQAQLIDLGIAKADLVRAGFFTNPHLESVFKFPDSGNQANLEIVGTMKLSDFWQVPIRKNIAYDDLEIMTLSLIHTILHITVETNYAYNDCLFQEARLILITELYNKIKELRDRLIYRQKFGFQSYFDLHVANAMVGRWQAEVVNQQMMLQNSYIHLRQLLGLPITETFLNLSDTLIDSTYEIPSITALEEYGMQYRPELGIAFFNIEKAKDQLSLQKAKIIDNVNAGFTYERDFERAKGWGPALSFDIPIFDTKYAQIAKAKQEVKKAKKVYLAQKQMRMEEIYHAFNLFQAKQQEVIIYQETILPAQQKAIDYAAKYLNRMQSNMKLLLEAEITFYEAQLAKLAKQFELSQAYVSVQKSIGKLL, encoded by the coding sequence ATGAGATATAACTCACTTTTTTTAATAACGTTTTTATTATTATTAAACGGATGCACACCGCTGCGCATACAAAAAGAATATAAAAGATTAGAATGTAAAGCAGAACAACATGTTAATCTTGATCTTTCTTTTTGCCAAGAACAAAAAACGCCTGTTGCAGATCCATATTCTTTAACGAAAAAACAAGCTATCGCTTTTGCTTTAGAATATAACAAAAATTTACAAGCACAATTAATAGATTTAGGTATAGCCAAAGCTGATTTAGTACGTGCAGGTTTTTTTACTAATCCACATCTTGAAAGCGTTTTTAAATTTCCCGATTCCGGTAATCAAGCAAATCTAGAAATTGTCGGCACCATGAAATTATCAGATTTTTGGCAAGTGCCAATTCGCAAAAATATTGCCTATGATGATCTTGAAATAATGACCTTATCGCTTATTCATACTATTTTACATATCACAGTAGAAACTAATTATGCCTATAATGACTGTCTGTTTCAAGAAGCACGATTAATATTGATCACTGAACTATATAATAAAATAAAAGAACTGCGTGACCGCCTTATATATCGTCAAAAATTTGGCTTTCAATCTTATTTTGATTTGCATGTGGCCAATGCAATGGTAGGTAGATGGCAAGCCGAAGTAGTTAATCAACAGATGATGTTGCAAAATAGTTACATTCATTTGCGCCAGCTTTTAGGATTACCTATAACTGAAACTTTCTTAAATTTGAGTGATACTTTAATTGATTCAACATATGAAATCCCATCAATTACCGCACTGGAAGAATATGGTATGCAGTATCGCCCTGAACTTGGTATAGCATTTTTTAATATTGAAAAAGCTAAAGATCAATTATCACTGCAAAAAGCAAAAATTATCGATAATGTAAATGCCGGCTTTACTTACGAACGTGATTTTGAACGAGCAAAAGGCTGGGGACCAGCATTAAGTTTTGATATTCCTATTTTTGATACAAAATATGCACAAATTGCAAAAGCAAAACAAGAAGTTAAAAAAGCAAAAAAAGTTTATTTGGCCCAAAAACAAATGAGGATGGAAGAAATTTATCATGCTTTTAATCTATTTCAAGCAAAACAACAAGAAGTAATAATTTATCAAGAAACTATTTTACCAGCACAGCAAAAAGCTATCGATTATGCCGCAAAATATTTAAATCGGATGCAATCAAATATGAAATTGCTTTTAGAAGCAGAAATTACTTTTTATGAAGCGCAACTTGCAAAACTTGCCAAACAATTCGAACTATCTCAGGCCTACGTTTCAGTCCAAAAAAGTATCGGGAAGCTATTATAA
- a CDS encoding M48 family metalloprotease, whose protein sequence is MNFKRFIYLHIFIYFFSISFWHFSSLFCTEISFQYLSEHINKAMYFEKMKSYTKNYLPVCFPIKPVLLDFHQAKEDSEKNKTVELALHEILNENLTASRPVSIKLVSDSCCHAFELHYEKELKMYNNIFSISYDPIYAKHFTKDEIKFALTHEIGHIDQLDETRDANSLKDIVNRLYEEIYCRGNYLEKAYVFSMYLKLLFFLHLWKAQITNILQSTELRSDLYSLIITKNCDAAISFFKKDKQEKQFQYLLDIVLKSSWLRDQKISENQVSSEMKKILNSLDSFIRQNKNTNKKIEQVQTELFEQYRNNFLQDKQNQHVIDEKKFNREFKQLKKYYFPTTFCDYVKQKIRNLFFPQIKTHPSFNKRIAAIEKYRQEGDIILTNAIKEINEVD, encoded by the coding sequence ATGAATTTTAAACGATTTATATACTTGCATATATTCATTTATTTTTTCTCTATTAGCTTTTGGCATTTTTCTTCTTTATTTTGTACAGAAATCTCTTTTCAATATTTATCTGAACATATTAATAAAGCAATGTATTTTGAAAAAATGAAAAGTTACACCAAAAATTATCTCCCTGTATGTTTCCCTATTAAACCCGTTTTATTAGATTTTCACCAAGCAAAAGAAGATAGTGAAAAAAATAAAACCGTTGAACTAGCCTTACATGAAATACTTAATGAAAATTTAACAGCATCAAGGCCTGTCTCAATAAAATTAGTAAGTGATAGTTGCTGTCATGCATTTGAATTGCATTATGAAAAAGAACTTAAAATGTATAATAACATATTTTCAATTTCTTATGATCCAATTTATGCAAAACATTTCACCAAAGATGAAATTAAATTTGCTCTAACCCATGAAATTGGTCATATAGATCAACTAGATGAAACTAGGGACGCCAATTCTTTAAAAGACATTGTCAATCGATTATATGAAGAAATATACTGCAGAGGAAATTACCTAGAAAAAGCATATGTCTTTAGTATGTATTTAAAATTACTTTTTTTTCTACACTTATGGAAAGCTCAGATAACAAATATATTACAGTCTACCGAATTACGTTCAGATCTGTATTCTCTCATAATAACTAAAAATTGTGATGCCGCTATCAGTTTTTTTAAAAAAGACAAGCAAGAAAAACAATTTCAATATCTTTTAGATATCGTTTTAAAATCTAGTTGGTTAAGAGATCAAAAAATTTCTGAAAATCAAGTATCAAGTGAAATGAAAAAAATACTAAATTCACTAGATTCATTCATAAGGCAAAACAAAAATACCAATAAAAAGATCGAGCAAGTACAGACTGAGCTATTTGAACAATATAGAAATAATTTTTTACAAGATAAACAAAATCAACATGTTATTGATGAAAAAAAATTCAATAGAGAATTTAAACAATTAAAAAAATATTACTTTCCCACTACATTTTGCGATTATGTAAAACAAAAAATCAGGAATCTTTTCTTTCCTCAAATAAAAACCCATCCTTCTTTTAATAAACGAATAGCAGCTATAGAAAAATATAGACAAGAAGGTGATATTATTTTAACTAATGCAATTAAGGAAATTAATGAAGTTGATTAA